The following are encoded in a window of Flavobacteriales bacterium genomic DNA:
- a CDS encoding DUF2029 domain-containing protein → MPTTKPDVTRILFQGLGVALLFSLAIDLHLTLKYGGVDLRDKVVGARSIVEGRSLYFDPWRPGEPERFADPMVPPGAEMTRYTGTPFQALVMAPLGALSFRQARLVWLFVQYGLLLLAIILAHRAFAMPGRDTVIATTAIAFVLLASTSWHLHVERGQVYVIFTFLIAALFSALAQNRMGMAGVLCTLLVLFKPTYAVMLLPLVLRLTWRMAAGAAGTIAGMVGLFALLPNGLRAWVEYRDAMTIWSGLIGRGEPPSMAPDAFVYPETIEGLANLGHHHPMEFENGSIGTILYAKGLLLPGWMPYAVLVAILLFAGLWYGRSLLRAGRAELLLLGFCCWTVLMMLLPVPRFDYQLVHWTAPVIFLLLTWRERSFNWNIALLLAAALVLGAWSLLPVNVLLAELVLLLAAFVQLHRRLRTATHPMPAPAS, encoded by the coding sequence ATGCCCACCACGAAGCCTGACGTGACCAGGATCCTGTTCCAAGGCCTTGGTGTCGCGCTGCTCTTCAGCCTTGCCATCGATCTGCACCTCACCTTGAAGTATGGCGGGGTGGACCTGCGCGACAAGGTGGTGGGGGCGCGCAGCATCGTGGAAGGCCGTTCGCTCTACTTCGATCCCTGGCGCCCCGGCGAACCGGAGCGCTTCGCCGATCCCATGGTGCCGCCCGGGGCGGAGATGACACGCTATACGGGCACACCCTTCCAAGCCTTGGTGATGGCGCCTCTGGGTGCGCTGTCCTTCAGGCAGGCGCGCCTCGTCTGGCTCTTCGTGCAGTACGGTCTGCTGCTGCTCGCGATCATCCTCGCGCACCGGGCCTTCGCCATGCCGGGCCGCGATACCGTCATCGCCACCACCGCGATCGCCTTCGTGCTGCTGGCAAGCACCTCCTGGCACCTGCATGTGGAGCGCGGGCAGGTCTATGTCATCTTCACCTTCCTCATCGCGGCGCTGTTCTCCGCGCTGGCCCAGAACCGCATGGGCATGGCGGGTGTGCTTTGCACGCTGCTCGTCCTGTTCAAGCCCACCTACGCCGTGATGCTGCTGCCGCTGGTGTTGCGGCTCACCTGGCGCATGGCGGCCGGTGCGGCGGGGACCATCGCGGGCATGGTCGGCCTGTTCGCCTTGCTGCCCAACGGCCTGCGCGCCTGGGTGGAGTACCGCGACGCCATGACCATCTGGAGCGGCCTGATCGGCCGGGGTGAGCCGCCTTCCATGGCACCCGATGCTTTCGTCTATCCGGAAACGATCGAAGGACTCGCCAACCTGGGCCACCACCACCCGATGGAGTTCGAGAACGGCTCCATCGGCACCATCCTCTATGCCAAAGGCCTGTTGCTGCCGGGTTGGATGCCCTATGCGGTCCTCGTCGCCATCCTGTTGTTCGCCGGGCTGTGGTACGGCCGTTCGCTGTTGCGGGCCGGCCGCGCCGAGTTGCTGTTGCTCGGCTTCTGCTGCTGGACGGTGCTGATGATGCTGCTGCCCGTACCGCGCTTCGACTACCAATTGGTCCACTGGACCGCACCGGTCATCTTCCTGCTGCTCACCTGGCGCGAGCGCTCCTTCAACTGGAACATCGCGCTGCTGCTGGCCGCCGCCCTGGTGCTCGGGGCCTGGTCGCTGTTGCCGGTGAATGTGTTGCTCGCCGAGCTGGTCCTGCTGCTGGCCGCCTTCGTTCAGCTGCACCGGAGGCTGCGCACCGCAACACATCCGATGCCTGCTCCGGCGAGCTGA
- the ileS gene encoding isoleucine--tRNA ligase, which translates to MDKRFPQYDELDLTKVAEEVLRTWEEEKTFEESLRLRKDAPPFVFYEGPPSANGLPGIHHVMARTIKDIFCRYQTQKGMRVERKAGWDTHGLPVELGVEKELGITKEDIGKTISIADYNAKCREAVMRYTDVWNDLTKRIGFWLDLEHPYITYKTKYIESVWWLLKQLHEKDLLYKGYTIQPYSPAAGTGLSSHELNQPGTYKPVKDTSVVAMFKVERDEKSEFLFEDAFGDVFILAWTTTPWTLPSNTALTVGPKLEYVRVKTFNPYTHEPQTMLLAKARLNAYFSEKNQDASFDDYKKDGKNIPWTIIGECTGRELEGIRYEQLLKYAQPADGDAFKVITGDFVTTEDGTGVVHTAPSFGADDQRVAKQHGIGSLTLVDLQGRFTKEMGEFAGRYVKNEYYPEGQAPDRSMDVELSINLKEMARAFKVEKYEHNYPHCWRTDKPILYYPLDSWFVRVTARKDQLIALNNEINWKPQSTGTGRFGNWLENLQDWNLSRSRYWGIPLPLWRTEGGGETICIGSLKHLKEEITKAIAAGVMKADPYAAFDPADMSDANYDRIDLHRPFVDDIVLVSASGKPMKRESDLIDVWFDSGAMPYAQWHYPFENEAAFKAAFPAAFIAEGVDQTRGWFYTLHAIATLTQDSVAYKTVVSNGLVLDKHGQKMSKRLGNAVDPFVMLDKYGADAVRWYMIANAPPWDNLKFDEEGIKEVQRKFFRALFSTYNFFALYANIDGFDPVAPQVPMEQRSEMDRWILSRLNTLMFLADSDMRVYEPTSVARAIQDFVVDDLSNWYVRLNRRRFWKGEQGADKLAAFQTLYRCLEVVAMLSAPMAPFFSDRLYRALTGRSVHLSDWPQADKSIIDHELEHRTSLAQWLTSLALSIRKKEGHRVRQPLAKMLVPVTSAPMRARLEAIRDLLLSEVNVKELVILDASASKLTKRIKPDFKKLGARMGKLMKSVAAEVNAFTQARIAELEAKGSVKLTVEGQEVEVLRDDVEITAENVPGLSVASDGPLTVALDITLTDELVREGIARELVSRIQALRKESGFEVTDRVDLRIQANGDQRVTGAVREHASWILAETLAVTPEDQVLVEDLARGGEGVHEVEIDEGLRCVLRLVRTGR; encoded by the coding sequence ATGGACAAGCGTTTCCCGCAGTACGATGAACTCGACCTGACCAAGGTCGCCGAGGAGGTCCTGAGGACCTGGGAGGAAGAGAAGACCTTCGAGGAGAGCCTGCGTCTACGGAAGGACGCACCGCCTTTCGTGTTCTACGAAGGCCCGCCCAGCGCCAATGGCCTGCCCGGCATCCACCACGTGATGGCGCGCACCATCAAGGACATCTTCTGCCGCTATCAAACGCAGAAGGGCATGCGCGTGGAACGCAAGGCCGGCTGGGACACCCACGGCCTGCCGGTGGAACTCGGCGTGGAGAAGGAACTCGGCATCACCAAGGAGGACATCGGGAAGACGATCTCCATCGCCGACTACAACGCCAAGTGCCGTGAGGCCGTGATGCGCTACACCGATGTGTGGAACGACCTCACCAAACGGATCGGCTTCTGGCTCGATCTGGAGCATCCATACATCACGTACAAGACCAAGTACATCGAGAGCGTGTGGTGGCTGCTGAAGCAACTGCACGAGAAGGACCTGCTCTACAAGGGCTACACCATCCAGCCATACAGCCCCGCGGCCGGCACGGGCCTCTCCTCGCACGAGCTGAACCAGCCCGGCACCTACAAGCCGGTGAAGGACACCAGCGTGGTGGCCATGTTCAAGGTGGAGCGGGACGAGAAGAGCGAGTTCCTCTTCGAGGACGCTTTCGGCGATGTGTTCATACTGGCCTGGACCACCACGCCGTGGACCCTGCCCAGCAACACCGCGCTCACCGTGGGGCCCAAGCTGGAGTACGTGCGCGTGAAGACCTTCAACCCCTACACGCACGAGCCGCAAACGATGCTGCTGGCGAAGGCGCGGCTCAACGCGTACTTCAGCGAGAAGAACCAGGATGCTTCATTCGACGACTACAAGAAGGACGGCAAGAACATCCCCTGGACCATCATCGGCGAATGCACGGGCAGGGAACTGGAAGGCATCCGCTACGAGCAGTTGTTGAAGTACGCCCAACCCGCCGATGGCGATGCCTTCAAGGTGATCACCGGTGACTTCGTCACCACCGAGGACGGCACCGGCGTGGTGCATACCGCACCCAGTTTCGGCGCGGACGACCAGCGCGTGGCGAAGCAGCACGGCATCGGTTCGCTCACCCTGGTGGACCTGCAGGGACGTTTCACGAAGGAGATGGGCGAGTTCGCGGGCCGGTACGTGAAGAACGAGTACTACCCCGAGGGTCAGGCGCCCGATAGGAGCATGGATGTGGAGCTCAGCATCAACCTGAAGGAGATGGCCCGCGCCTTCAAGGTGGAGAAGTACGAGCACAACTACCCGCACTGCTGGCGTACGGACAAGCCCATCCTTTACTACCCGCTGGACAGCTGGTTCGTGCGCGTGACGGCGAGGAAGGACCAGCTGATCGCATTGAACAACGAGATCAACTGGAAACCCCAGAGCACCGGCACCGGCCGCTTCGGCAACTGGCTGGAGAACCTGCAGGACTGGAACCTCTCGCGCAGCCGCTACTGGGGCATCCCGCTGCCCCTCTGGCGCACCGAGGGTGGCGGCGAAACGATCTGCATCGGTTCGCTGAAGCACCTGAAGGAGGAGATCACCAAGGCCATCGCGGCGGGCGTGATGAAGGCCGACCCCTACGCCGCCTTCGACCCGGCGGACATGAGCGATGCCAACTATGACCGCATCGACCTGCACCGCCCCTTCGTGGATGACATCGTTCTGGTATCAGCCTCTGGCAAACCCATGAAGCGTGAGTCCGACCTCATCGACGTGTGGTTCGACAGCGGCGCCATGCCATACGCGCAGTGGCACTATCCCTTCGAGAACGAGGCTGCTTTCAAAGCCGCTTTCCCGGCGGCCTTCATCGCAGAGGGCGTGGACCAGACCCGCGGCTGGTTCTACACGCTGCACGCCATCGCCACACTCACGCAAGACAGTGTCGCCTATAAGACCGTGGTGAGCAACGGCCTGGTGCTGGACAAGCACGGCCAGAAGATGAGCAAGCGGCTGGGCAACGCGGTGGACCCCTTCGTGATGCTGGACAAGTACGGCGCCGATGCCGTGCGCTGGTACATGATCGCCAATGCGCCGCCCTGGGACAACCTGAAGTTCGACGAGGAAGGGATCAAGGAAGTGCAGCGCAAATTCTTCCGCGCGCTCTTCAGCACCTACAACTTCTTCGCGCTCTACGCCAACATCGATGGCTTTGATCCGGTCGCGCCGCAGGTGCCCATGGAGCAGCGCAGCGAGATGGACCGCTGGATCCTGTCGCGCCTCAACACGCTCATGTTCCTGGCCGACTCCGACATGCGTGTCTATGAACCCACCTCCGTGGCGCGCGCCATCCAGGATTTCGTGGTGGACGACCTCAGCAACTGGTACGTGCGCTTGAACCGGCGTCGTTTCTGGAAGGGAGAGCAGGGTGCCGACAAGCTCGCCGCCTTCCAAACGCTGTATCGTTGTCTGGAGGTGGTGGCCATGCTCAGTGCGCCCATGGCGCCCTTCTTCAGCGATCGCTTGTACCGTGCCCTGACAGGCAGGAGCGTGCACCTCAGCGATTGGCCTCAAGCGGACAAGTCGATCATCGACCACGAGCTGGAACACCGCACATCGCTCGCACAATGGCTGACCTCGCTGGCTTTGAGCATCCGCAAGAAGGAGGGGCACCGTGTGCGCCAGCCATTGGCGAAAATGCTGGTGCCGGTCACCAGCGCCCCGATGCGTGCGCGGTTGGAGGCCATTCGTGACCTATTGCTCAGCGAAGTGAACGTGAAGGAGCTGGTGATCCTCGACGCCAGCGCGAGCAAGCTCACCAAGAGGATCAAGCCGGATTTCAAGAAGCTCGGCGCTCGAATGGGTAAACTCATGAAGAGCGTCGCTGCTGAGGTGAACGCTTTCACCCAAGCGCGGATCGCGGAGCTGGAAGCGAAAGGCTCCGTGAAGCTGACGGTGGAAGGACAGGAGGTGGAGGTGCTGCGCGACGATGTGGAGATCACCGCCGAGAATGTGCCCGGCCTGAGCGTGGCCAGTGATGGACCACTCACGGTGGCGCTGGACATCACCCTCACCGACGAACTGGTGCGCGAAGGCATCGCCCGCGAGCTGGTGAGCCGCATCCAGGCCCTGCGCAAGGAGAGCGGTTTCGAAGTGACCGACCGCGTGGATCTGCGCATCCAGGCCAATGGCGACCAGCGTGTGACCGGGGCCGTCCGCGAGCACGCGTCCTGGATCCTTGCCGAAACACTTGCCGTAACCCCTGAGGACCAGGTGCTTGTGGAAGATCTGGCCAGAGGCGGTGAAGGGGTCCACGAGGTGGAGATCGACGAAGGCCTGCGTTGCGTGCTGCGCCTGGTGCGGACCGGCCGCTGA